Proteins encoded by one window of Vidua chalybeata isolate OUT-0048 chromosome 10, bVidCha1 merged haplotype, whole genome shotgun sequence:
- the EEF1AKMT4 gene encoding EEF1A lysine methyltransferase 4, with product MERRRAPAAPPRYGRRRFWDALYRREGAETREWLGGLSRFLPQLEPELRPGDRILVLGCGNSALSHDLHELGYTDVTSIDFSPACIAAMRARYAGCPGLRWAVMDIRALAFPDASFDVVLEKGTLDVLMVEETDPWDVSPQAAAAMHRVLAEVSRVLRPGGCFISITFAQPHFRKPHYAQEAFGWSLRHAACGDGDAGAFHYFLYVMRKGQPLDPRDAALGRRLHQPPPSPAPPPPPAPPDDDEDYLLAIQL from the exons ATGGAGCGGCGGcgcgcgcccgccgcgcccccccGGTACGGGCGGCGCCGGTTCTGGGACGCGCTGTACCGGCGGGAGGGCGCCGAGACCCGCGAGTGGCTGGGGGGGCTCTCCCGGTTTCTCCCGCAGCTGGAACCCGAGCTGCGCCCCGGTGACCGCATCCTCGTCCTCG GCTGTGGCAACAGCGCCCTGAGCCACGACCTGCACGAGCTGGGCTACACCGACGTCACCAGCATCGACTTCTCGCCCGCCTGCATCGCGGCCATGCGCGCCCGCTACGCCGGCTGCCCCGGCCTGCGCTGGGCCGTCATGGACATCCGCGCCCTCGCCTTCCCCGACGCCTCCTTCGACGTGGTGCTGGAGAAGGGCACCCTCGACGTGCTGATGGTGGAGGAAACCGACCCCTGGGACGTCTcgccccaggcagctgctgcgATGCACCGGGTGCTGGCAGAG GTGAGCCGGGTGCTGCGCCCAGGGGGCTGCTTCATCTCCATCACCTTCGCCCAGCCCCACTTCCGCAAGCCCCACTATGCCCAGGAGGCCTTCGGCTGGTCCCTGCGCCACGCTGCCTGTGGGGACGGGGACGCCGGTGCCTTCCACTACTTCCTCTACGTCATGCGCAAGGGGCAGCCCCTGGACCCCCGGGACGCGGCCCTGGGGCGCCGGCTGCACCAGCCCCCCCCgtcccccgccccgccgccgccccccgcccccccggACGACGACGAGGACTATCTCCTTGCCATCCAGCTGTGA
- the CAMK2N2 gene encoding calcium/calmodulin-dependent protein kinase II inhibitor 2, producing MSQVLPYGEDKVGRYGAEPEAGELPFSCRLQDTNAFFGGNQGKRPPKLGQIGRAKRVVIEDDRIDEVLKGMTEKSPPGV from the exons ATGTCGCAGGTGCTGCCCTACGGCGAGGACAAGGTGGGCCGCTACGGCGCCGAGCCCGAGGCGGGGGAGCTGCCCTTCAGCTGCCGCCTGCAGGACACCAACGCCTTCTTCGGGGGCAACCAGGGCAAGCGGCCCCCCAAGCTGGGACAGATCGGCCGCGCCAAGAGAG tgGTGATCGAGGATGACCGGATAGACGAGGTGCTCAAGGGCATGACGGAGAAGTCGCCGCCGGGGGTGTAA